The nucleotide sequence ATAGGAAACGTGGAATTATTGGATATTTATCAGGCTATTAAACCTTTGGTAGCCGTTTATGGGAATATAGATGGACATGAAATCCGAGCTTCAATACCCTTGAAACGAAGGTTTGTAATAGAAGATTTTGTTGTACTCATGACTCACATTGGTGGTTATCCGGGACGTTATGATCAATCTATAAGGAATGAAGTCAAATTTAATCCACCTGATATATTCATCAGTGGTCACTCTCATATTTTGAAAATTTTGCCAGATAAAAAGCTGAATTTATTACACATTAATCCAGGATCTGCAGGAAAATATGGTCTTCACAAAATCAGAACCATGGTAATTTTAGAACTGGATAAAAAGAAAATATTGGATGTGAAAGTTATTGAATTGGGATTGCGAGGGGTTATTTAGTTTAAAATTGATAAACTGAAAAATTGATAAACTGTGAAATTGATAAATTGTTTTATCCTCTGAAGCTTTAGCGAAAGTGGATAAAATTGCTTTGCCTACCGGAGCT is from Bacteroidota bacterium and encodes:
- a CDS encoding metallophosphoesterase family protein, with amino-acid sequence MKRIGILSDTHGHHDEMIAHNLSQCDEIWHIGDIGNVELLDIYQAIKPLVAVYGNIDGHEIRASIPLKRRFVIEDFVVLMTHIGGYPGRYDQSIRNEVKFNPPDIFISGHSHILKILPDKKLNLLHINPGSAGKYGLHKIRTMVILELDKKKILDVKVIELGLRGVI